One Rhizoctonia solani chromosome 2, complete sequence DNA segment encodes these proteins:
- a CDS encoding sulfite reductase subunit beta encodes MSQIADEHGNGTFKLTTRQTFQFHGVIKRHLKPSIQAINRALLDTIAHVEINVLCSSLPTLSHLHGQVYQFAKNLSESLLPRTSAYHEIWLDKKLVAGEAVKDFEPLYGKYYLPRKFKIAVAVPPENDVDIFANDLGFIAIASPEGALIGAADVIGFCTPEQALDVAREVLIVQRDNGNRKDRKNARLKYTIDRMGLDKFKEAVETRLGWTLAPQDHTSSLLTWTNEPGKAFKTGLQAIAKAHKGTFRLTCNQHLILSDVTDDKLDEMKALLKEHGLDNLDFSDSGFRVRHVSHSQHYLPVLIDKVEQICEESGLRNDSIVMRMTGCPNGCARPYLAEVAFVGKAPGSYVMLLGGGYHGQRLNKIYRETVSEPEILAILGPMIKRYALERHEGERFGDFVIRAGYISATTSGKEWYEGMGGEGEHRW; translated from the exons ATGAGCCAGATTGCCGATGAGCACGGCAATGGGACATTCAAACTCACGACAAGGCAGACCTTCCAGTTCCATGGGGTCATCAAGCGTCATCTGAAGCCAAGCATCCAGGCTATTAACAGGGCGTTGTTGGATACGATTGCGCATGTGGAGAT AAATGTGTTGTGTTCATCTTTGCCTACTTTGAGCCATCTTCACGGCCAGGTTTACCAGTTTGCCAAGAATCTTAGTGAGAGTCTGCTGCCGCGCACGAGTGCCTATCACGAGATCTGGCTTGACAAGAAATTGGTCGCTGGGGAAGCGGTCAAAGATTTTGAACCCCTCTATGGAAAATACTACCTTCCTCGCAAG TTTAAGATCGCAGTTGCTGTTCCTCCTGAAAACGATGTCGACATTTTTGCTAACGATCTCGGATTCATTGCTATCGCGTCGCCCGAAGGAGCTTTGATCGG GGCCGCAGATGTTATCGGTTTCTGTACGCCTGAGCAGGCACTAGATGTAGCGAGAGAGGTACTCATCGTCCAAAGGGACAATGGCAACAGGAAGGACCGTAAg AACGCTCGGCTCAAGTACACTATCGATCGCATGGGGCTGGACAAGTTCAAAGAAGCTGTTGAAACCCGCCTTGGGTGGACCCTTGCTCCCCAAGACCATACGAGTTCACTGCTAACGTGGACAA ACGAGCCTGGAAAGGCCTTCAAGACTGGGCTTCAAGCTATCGCCAAGGCGCATAAGGGTACCTTTAGGTTGACGTGCAATCAGCATTTGATTCTGAGTGACGTCACGGACGACAAGCTCGATGAGATGAAAGCACTACTCAAGGAGCATGGGTTAGACAACCTGGATTTCTCGGACTCAGGCTTTCGAGTTCGGCATGTGTCGCATTCCCAACAT TACCTACCCGTCCTAATCGACAAGGTTGAACAGATCTGTGAGGAGAGTGGCCTGAGGAACGATTCGATCGTTATGCGTATGACTGGGTGCCCGAATGGATGCGCACGACCTTACCTAGCCGAGGTTGCGTTCGTGGGCAAAGCGCCCGGGTCGTATGTCATGCTCCTAGGAGGAGGGTATCACGGTCAGCGACTCAACAAGATCTACCGAG AAACCGTGAGCGAACCAGAGATTCTTGCTATTCTTGGTCCTATGATCAAACGCTATGCTCTTGAGCGCCATGAGGGAGAGCGATTTGGCGATTTTGTTATTCGGGCAGGATACATCTCCGCTACAACTTCTGGCAAGGAGTGGTACGAGGGCATGGGGGGTGAAGGCGAGCACAGGTGGTGA
- a CDS encoding sulfite reductase subunit beta: MASRIAHAVSDVFVDAQNSGLDGAYAVPPQGDVASRLIDQIKPDTDTLVSAVVSPDSTTGVAQLAAGLARIPTRSGVVLHVGLGTNVDASPLIGFRLIRFTQLPRLSIPTSMVDPNIRNSPLEEPFALNANSFLLSPTKFGRNHHHSKSIPKGAAETLAAVRRIQVPIHRQARMYILCHHSGSSAQSVVISQTGVGLVEVSLLRPVVGTKLASAIPASANRVIVLDRAGKRSTKWTPLYLDVAEALEGREEQPKLLSGTLGEVPDVDAFFDSLDSFENGGVLGSLPETNPSLPHVPKHEASYTKILESAFGDRFVIANDPKLVSSKGPAATRPEFALGTVQAQLDARARLISAVQTLLNIGSKAGISPELHTALTNWSLKRDDPKASVSTAQILLDLLRVESVSLPAAAEILSLSEHLTFPSRWIIGSDAWSYDLGASGLHHAISSGLNVNLLLLDTVPYSQRDAIDPSRRKKDAGLYAMSHGDVYVASIAVYSSYSQVIQALIEADAYNGPSIVLAYLPYESESSSALEVLKETKRAVDAGYWPLYRWDPSKPEPFSLDSAAIKEELQTFLDQQNHLSVLANATPKLARSYDALLNALDGPPVLVLYASDGGNAEKLAKRLTQRAQTRGLAARVQSMDSVPLAELATEDAHVLFVTSTAGQGEPPQNGRETFKAINAAVARSESTLLANLKYTVFGMGDSHYWPRPEDAHYYNKPGKDLDVRLAELGANRVAALGLGDDQDADGPQTGYKAWEPLVWKALGVDGVSVPEAEPEPITNENIKIASNYLRGTIAEGLRDTSTGALAPSDGQLTKFHGIYEQDDRDIRDERKADGLNLLIRL; encoded by the exons ATGGCGTCTCGAATCGCTCACGCCGTATCAGATGTCTTCGTCGATGCTCAGAACTCGGGTCTAGATGGAGCCTATGCTGTCCCTCCTCAAGGGGACGTCGCTTCTCGTCTAATTGACCAGATTAAACCCGATACCGACACACTTGTTTCTGCTGTTGTCTCTCCTGATTCGACAACGGGTGTTGCTCAACTCGCAGCTGGACTTGCTCGCATACCCACCCGCTCTGGCGTAGTGCTTCATGTTGGCCTCGGGACAAACGTTGATGCTTCGCCTTTGATCGGCTTTCGACTTATACGCTTTACTCAGCTACCCCGACTCAG CATCCCGACTAGCATGGTCGACCCAAACATTCGTAATTCACCT CTCGAAGAACCGTTCGCGCTGAACGCAAACTCGTTTCTCCTGTCTCCGACGAAGTTCGGCCGAAATCACCACCACTCTAAAAGCATACCAAAAGGCGCTGCCGAAACTCTTGCAGCTGTCCGACGGATCCAGGTCCCGATCCATCGGCAGGCCAGGATGTACATACTGTGTCATCATTCCGGGAGCAGCGCCCAGTCTGTCGTCATCTCTCAGACGGGAGTTGGACTTGTTGAGGTATCGCTCCTTCGACCAGTCGTTGGAACCAAGCTCGCATCTGCGATTCCCGCGAGTGCAAATCGGGTGATCGTTCTCGACCGCGCGGGAAAGAGATCAACGAAATGGACACCGCTTTATCTTGATGTCGCCGAGGCGCTCGAAGGGCGAGAAGAGCAGCCCAAATTGTTGTCCGGCACGCTCGGAGAAGTACCAGACGTCGACGCATTCTTTGATTCGCTCGATTCATTTGAGAATGGAGGCGTTCTCGGGAGTTTACCAGAAACAAACCCTTCCCTTCCCCATGTACCAAAACACGAAGCATCCTACACCAAGATCCTCGAATCCGCATTTGGAGACCGCTTCGTAATCGCCAACGACCCAAAGCTCGTTTCTTCCAAAGGCCCGGCTGCGACTCGGCCCGAATTTGCGTTAGGAACTGTCCAAGCACAACTCGACGCTCGTGCTCGCTTGATCAGCGCGGTGCAAACATTGTTGAACATTGGTTCCAAAGCGGGAATTTCACCTGAACTTCACACAGCGTTAACAAACTGGTCACTCAAGCGGGACGACCCCAAAGCTAGCGTTTCAACCGCTCAGATATTACTCGATTTGTTGAGAGTAGAGAGTGTTTCCCTTCCTGCTGCTGCCGAAATCCTTTCCCTCTCCGAACACCTCACCTTCCCCTCACGATGGATTATTGGTTCTGATGCGTGGTCATACGATCTCGGCGCTTCTGGCCTTCACCATGCCATCTCATCAGGGCTCAACGTCAACCTTCTCCTACTCGATACCGTTCCTTACTCCCAACGCGATGCCATCGACCCCTCGAGACGCAAGAAAGATGCTGGTTTGTACGCAATGAGCCACGGGGACGTATACGTTGCGAGCATCGCTGTCTACTCATCATATTCTCAAGTCATCCAAGCTCTCATCGAAGCCGACGCTTACAACGGGCCAAGTATCGTTCTTGCATACCTTCCCTATGAATCCGAATCATCATCCGCACTCGAAGTGTTGAAGGAGACGAAGCGTGCAGTCGACGCAGGGTATTGGCCTCTCTACCGATGGGATCCTTCCAAGCCTGAACCTTTCTCACTCGATTCGGCAGCGATCAAGGAGGAACTACAGACGTTCCTCGATCAACAAAACCATCTCAGCGTGTTGGCAAACGCGACGCCCAAGTTGGCTC GCTCATACGATGCCCTCCTTAACGCCCTCGATGGACCGCCTGTTTTGGTCCTCTACGCTTCAGACGGGGGCAATGCTGAAAAACTCGCCAAGCGTCTTACCCAACGCGCTCAAACTCGAGGACTCGCTGCGCGTGTTCAATCGATGGATTCGGTTCCATTAGCCGAACTTGCGACCGAGGATGCACATGTGCTATTCGTGACCAGTACCGCAGGACAGGGTGAGCCTCCTCAAAACGGTCGTGAGACATTCAAGGCGATCAATGCGGCTGTTGCTCGGTCTGAATCTACTTTGTTGGCGAACCTCAAGTATACAGTGTTTGGTATGGGAGATAGCCATTATTGGCCTCGACCAGAGGATGCGCACTACTACAACAAGCCTGGGAAGGATCTCGATGTCCGTTTGGCGGAGCTTGGGGCGAACCGAGTCGCTGCACTCGGGTTAGGTGATGATCAGGATGCCGATGGCCCTCAGACTGGATATAAGGCCTGGGAGCCACTCGTCTGGAAGGCACTTGGCGTAGACGGCGTCAgtgtaccagaagcagagCCCGAACCGATCACAAACGAGAACATTAAGATCGCAAGTAACTATCTACGAGGTACAATCGCTGAAGGCTTGCGCGACACATCTACTGGTGCACTCGCTCCATCTGACGGCCAACTTACCAAGTTCCATGGTATCTACGAACAAGACGATCGCGATATCCGCGATGAGCGCAAGGCCGACGGGCTGAACCTGCTTATTCGTTTATGA
- a CDS encoding mitochondrial carrier protein, which yields MATVANKSTGNGLMPAKSWNHFVAGGLGGMCGAIVTAPLDVVKTRLQSSLYQDVHRTQLGKGGAVIGRARNLLWNFVETGHILRDIYKYEGVPALFKGLGPTLVGVIPARSINFFTYGNGKQIIAREFNHGQENTVVHLSAAALAGVVTSVCTNPIWVVKTRLQLAAEIRIAEPAFYLATSGAPASAAAPAPRIAGAFHTTMGIIQHEGVRGLYKGLSASLLGVTEGTIQWVLYERFKRIAQRAGKDHGQSAEWAGMLAAAGGAKMTASLITYPHEVLRTRLRQPLDPVTGKQKYTGLWQTLKLVLAEEGARRLYGGLSAHLLRVVPNAAVMYSIYEGLLRWSEKSRH from the exons ATGGCCACTGTAGCAAACAAGAGCACCGGCAATGGACTAATGCCAGCCAAGTCATGGAACCATTTCGTTGCTGGCGG CCTCGGTGGTATGTGCGGTGCGATCGTCACTGCTCCGctcgatgttgtcaagacTCGATTGCAGTCTTCGCTCTACCAAGATGTCCATCGAACTCAACTGGGAAAAGGCGGCGCTGTAATCGGCCGAGCTAGGAACTTGCTGTGGAATTTCGTAGAGACAGGTCACATCCTCAG GGACATATACAAGTACGAGGGTGTGCCCGCTCTCTTCAAGGGCCTCGGGCCAACCTTAGTCGGCGTAATTCCCGCACGAAGTATCAATTTTTTCACCTATGGTAATGGAAAACAAATCATTGCACGCGAATTCAATCACGGACAAGAGAATACGGTCGTTCACCTCTCAGCTGCTGCATTAGCAG GGGTCGTAACTTCCGTATGCACAAATCCTATTTGGGTGGTCAAGACTCGCCTCCAACTCGCTGCTGAAATACGCATAGCAGAACCTGCATTTTACTTGGCTACTTCAGGTGCCCCAGCTTCTGCAGCGGCACCAGCACCAAGGATAGCGGGTGCATTCCATACTACTATGGGCATCATACAACATGAAGGAGTCCGAGGCCTATACAAAGGTCTTAGTGCTTCATTACTCGGTGTGACCGAAGGAACCATCCAATGGGTCTTGTACGAACGTTTCAAGCGTATTGCTCAGCGAGCCGGAAAGGACCATGGGCAGAGTGCCGAGTGGGCCGGTATGTTGGCTGCTGCTGGGGGCGCCAAGATGACAGCTAGTTTGATCACCTATCCACACGAGGTATTGAGGACCAGGTTAAGGCAACCGCTCGATCCTGTGACAGGAAAGCAAAAATACACCGGATTATGGCAAACTTTGAAGCTTGTATTGGCTGAAGAAG GTGCCAGGCGGTTATATGGGGGACTGAGCGCTCATCTACTCAGAGTGGTGCCTAACGCTGCAGTCATGTATAGCATTTATGAAGGGCTCCTCCGATGGAGTGAGAAATCTCGACACTAG
- a CDS encoding phosphatidylserine decarboxylase family protein, with protein sequence MKLRIPGFRNTRAKVARRAAPVLRFLAAPRRPPLKVIEGGGVTFPATSYVSQLRGYSTGSNPGSGSGNDGNNSEGKRRAPLRHRIRDAWRNTPTKWYPLPVGVGAVLLAVIHYRRQHTGAAGVFATTGDTGVVYTGAGDAVRISGPWQVHVLAALPLRSLSRLWGTLNTLELPVWMRPAGFKLYAWIFGCNLDEMKDPDLTNYASLGEFFYRELADGVRPIANSALVSPADGTVLHFGSITHDGRVEQVKGLTYSLDALLGSGSRSPSPASTPAALPTPPQTPPNEFYVPFPPRDPAHQQASDMEFANVNGIDYSLDQLLGRSADTPRADENTDQDATKEEVRASKPREPEDASVGYETDTIEVATELGLSGLPPLRRTTSALKPDNELFFAVVYLAPGDYHRFHSPAAWVVERRRHFAGELFSVSPYIARRIANLFVLNERVALLGRWKYGFFSMIPVGATNVGSIVVNFDKNLRTNLRKRPPPGAFVEAHYTQASALLRGQPLARGHEMGGFKLGSTIVMVFEAPRGFRFKVKPGEKVKVGQEFGDVF encoded by the exons ATGAAGCTACGCATCCCTGGGTTCCGCAACACACGCGCCAAAGTGGCACGACGAGCTGCGCCTGTTTTACGCTTTCTCGCAGCTCCCAGACGGCCTCCCCTCAAGGTCATCGAGGGCGGCGGAGTTACGTTTCCGGCCACGAGTTACGTGTCACAGCTGCGCGGATACTCAACCGGTTCCAACCCCGGCAGCGGCAGCGGCAACGATGGTAACAACAGCGAGGGAAAGCGCCGAGCTCCACTGCGTC ACCGCATCCGCGATGCCTGGAGAAACACGCCTACAAAGTGGTACCCACTCCCTGTCGGTGTCGGCGCTGTTCTGCTAGCGGTCATCCACTATAGGCGCCAACACACTGGAGCAGCCGGAGTATTCGCCACTACTGGCGATACAGGTGTTGTTTACACCGGAGCCGGTGATGCCGTCCGCATATCGGGCCCTTGGCAG GTACATGTTCTCGCTGCTCTTCCTCTGCGCTCTTTATCACGATTATGGGGAACCCTCAATACCCTTGAGCTGCCTGTGTGGATGCGCCCCGCCGGTTTTAAACTATATGCGTGGATTTTTGGATGCAATCTTGACGAGATGAAAGATCCCGACTTGACCAACTATGCATCTCTTGGAGAGTTCTTCTACCGTGAGCTGGCAGACGGAGTCCGGCCCATCGCGAATAGTGCTCTC GTATCTCCCGCAGATGGCACCGTGCTTCATTTCGGCTCGATCACTCATGACGGGCGAGTTGAACAAGTCAAAGGCCTTACATATTCGCTCGACGCATTGCTCGGATCAGGCTCACGGTCACCTTCACCCGCAAGCACACCTGCGGCGCTGCCCACACCCCCTCAGACCCCGCCGAATGAATTCTACGTACCTTTTCCACCTCGGGACCCTGCACACCAACAAGCATCCGACATGGAATTCGCAAACGTAAATGGTATTGACTATTCGCTCGATCAATTGCTCGGGAGATCGGCCGACACGCCGCGCGCCGATGAGAATACGGATCAGGACGCTACCAAGGAGGAAGTTCGCGCCAGTAAACCTCGAGAACCTGAAGATGCAAGTGTTGGGTACGAAACAGACACCATTGAGGTTGCAACCGAATTGGGACTCAGTGGGCTCCCACCCCTGCGACGCACTACGAGCGCACTCAAACCAGACAACGAGTTGTTTTTCGCGGTCGTGTACCTTGCACCGGGGGATTATCATAGATTCCATAGTCCGGCTGCCTGGGTTGTTGAAAGGAGAAGGCACTTTGCTG GTGAACTCTTCAGCGTCTCGCCCTATATTGCCCGTCGGATAGCCAACCTCTTTGTCTTGAACGAACGTGTTGCCCTGCTTGGACGATGGAAATACGGATTCTTCAGCATGATCCCGGTAGGAGCAACCAATGTTGGCTCGATCGTCGTAAACTTTGACAAG AACCTCCGCACAAACCTACGTAAACGTCCACCTCCAGGTGCATTCGTTGAAGCCCACTATACCCAAGCCTCAGCACTCTTGCGTGGACAACCGCTCGCACGCGGGCACGAGATGGGTGGATTCAAGCTGGGAAGTACAATCGTCATGGTCTTTGAAGCTCCACGAGGCTTTAGGTTCAAGGTCAAGCCGGGAGAAAAAGTCAAGGTCGGCCAGGAGTTCGGGGACGTATTCTGA
- a CDS encoding condensin complex subunit 2: protein MPARKRASSDTEIEDDDYDNGAEESSSRPKEIAKNKRRVSMLKETDGHSRSKSNFTMKSMDSTDLMANDDRSEKRRRRQSRTAAALIAEEEGDGGSSSGVNGPRTPKKTAVARANMLNAVDHTPLPAVSLDVMTSNFEEWMKMATDNKINAANSWNFALIDYFHDMSLLRNAQDGSVNFQKASYTLDGCVKVWTSRVDSCRNDTGKLLSNLTNDGGGGEEDDEGAEEGEGDGEEGSRNQAKRKRAHRPENTLAKSIEQLQVKKLDTECVVDPLFKKTSADFDEGGAGGMLMNHLSVDAQLQIVFDATGTKLLDEEETEIEDGEVSLADLRAKYMPDLEELEGRSIMPSLSDFKFASDDLTFASHVLPSRNTPDEPMAFGERDPDMADTGDAGPVEDFFTGGEAVNDFEGGFHDSGGFDDDGGDDGVGDMGDYTGNPAGASHTGPVEPFDPRRGRDERTLIMSMSEDATEMLDYFDTTVMKNWAGPQHWKVRRAIRKDGDTTGNTTTRSRKDKTVFMIDFETPPAENFAKKWFVPATKAVLTLPSAKIAKKGSKGAKSIKKNEFLLPNDMHFSSMQLLRLFTKPKFTVQMRRINVDEPIKGEDGEIGGEFWAQAAADNAGAGPDDMDGGFPAPFATQFFHDEDDDGGFDDGDGDGGMGDMPAVDEEDLIAATQGTLKRVRPEHINYTKRAKRVDVRMLKENIWKGLNIVVPKSNMEDGHEEEINATTDEAEPTDPTEARDFTNVISNLRTQYPKDKLDEISTSFCFICLLHLANERGLKIQVGDAAPDWAAGKNMVVDDDAEAGADEADLKRIGQLSELHVFRDPDARPAA from the exons ATGCCCGCTCGCAAACGCGCTAGTTCTGACACAGAGATTGAAGACGATGATTACGATAATGGAGCTGAGGAGTCTTCATCCAGACCAAAAGAAATTGCGAAGAATAAGCGACGAGTCAGCATGTTGAAGGAAACCGATGGACATTCCAGGAGCAAATCAAACTTCACCATGAAGTCTATGGATTCGACCgatttgatggcaaacgatGATCGCTCTGAGAAGAGACGGAGACGACAAAGTAGAACTGCGGCTGCACTCATTGCTGAAGAAGAAGGGGACGGAGGCTCTAGTTCAGGAGTCAATGGGCCCAGGACGCCAAAAAAGACTGCTGTGGCTCGGGCGAACATGCTTAATGCTGTGGATCACACGCCATTGCCAGCAGTATCTCTTGATGTTATGACGAGTAATTTTGAGGAATGGATGAAGATGGCTACAGACAAC AAAATTAATGCAGCCAACTCTTGGAATTTCGCTCTCATTGATTATTTTCATGACATGAGCTTGCTACGAAATGCACAGGACGGCTCTGTCAATTTCCAAAAAGCATCCTATACTCTCGATGGATGTGTAAAAGTCTGGACTTCCCGGGTGGATAGTTGCAGGAATGACACCGGAAAGCTCTTGAGTAATTTGACAAACGATGGGGGCGGTGGAGAGGAAGACGATGAAGGAGCTGAGGAGGGCGAAGGAGATGGCGAAGAAGGCAGCCGCAATCAGGCAAAGCGAAAACGG GCACATAGACCTGAAAATACGCTCGCCAAGTCTATTGAACAGTTACAAGTCAAGAAGCTTGATACAGAATGCGTTGTTGACCCGCTGTTCAAAAAGACGTCCGCGGACTTTGATGAAGGCGGAGCCGGAGGGATGCTCATGAATCATCTGAGCGTTGACGCCCAACTACAGATCGTTTTTGATGCGACCGGTACGAAACTGCTGGATGAAGAAGAAACCGAAATCGAGGATGGAGAGGTGTCCTTGGCCGATCTGCGGG CCAAATACATGCCTGACCTTGAGGAGCTAGAAGGTCGATCAATTATGCCGTCCCTGTCAGATTTCAAGTTTGCATCGGACGACTTGACTTTCGCTAGCCATGTACTGCCTAGTCGCAATACGCCAGATGAACCAATGGCGTTTGGGGAACGAGACCCAGACATGGCCGATACTGGAGACGCGGGGCCAGTAGAGGACTTTTTCACGGGTGGAGAAGCCGTCAACGATTTTGAAGGTGGATTCCATGACAGTGGAGGGTTCGATGACGACGGTGGAGATGATGGAGTCGGCGATATGGGCGACTACACGGGTAATCCAGCTGGCGCCAGCCATACTGGTCCGGTTGAACCATTCGATCCTAGACGTGGGCGTGACGAACGAACGCTAATCATGAGCATGTCCGAAGACGCAACGGAGATGCTCGACTACTTTGATACCACGGTGATGAAGAATTGGGCCGGGCCGCAACACTGGAAGGTTCGACGCGCGATCCGCAAAG ATGGCGATACGACCGGGAACACTACTACGCGCTCGCGCAAGGACAAAACGGTGTTCATGATTGATTTCGAGACCCCACCGGCCGAAAACTTTGCCAAGAAATGGTTCGTGCCTGCGACCAAGGCCGTACTCACGCTCCCATCAGCCAAAATCGCGAAGAAAGGGTCGAAGGGTGCCAAATCGATCAAAAAGAACGAATTTCTGCTACCCAATGATATGCACTTTAGCAGCATGCAACTTTTGAGGCTATTTACTAAACCCAAATTTACG GTCCAAATGCGGCGGATTAATGTCGATGAGCCCATCAAAG GCGAGGACGGTGAAATTGGCGGCGAATTCTGGGCACAAGCGGCAGCGGATAATGCAGGAGCCGGTCCCGACGACATGGACGGCGGTTTCCCAGCGCCATTCGCAACGCAATTTTTCCATGACGAAGATGACGACGGAGGGTTTGACGATGGTGACGGTGATGGCGGGATGGGTGATATGCCTGCAGTAGATGAAGAAGATCTCATTGCCGCCACACAAGGTACCCTTAAACGCGTTCGGCCGGAGCATATCAACTATACCAAACGTGCCAAACGTGTCGATGTACGCATGCTCAAGGAAAACATCTGGAAAGGACTGAACATTGTCGTGCCGAAGAGCAATATGGAGGATGGACATGAGGAG GAGATTAACGCGACAACCGACGAGGCCGAGCCGACCGACCCCACAGAGGCACGAGACTTTACCAATGTCATATCGAATCTACGGACACAGTACCCTAAAGATAAACTGGACGAGATCAGCACGAGCTTCTGTTTTATTTGTCTACTTCATCTTGCCAATGAGCGTgggctcaagatccaggtaGGGGATGCCGCGCCTGACTGGGCAGCTGGGAAGAATATGGTAGTCGATGACGATGCGGAGGCTGGAGCCGATGAAGCTGACCTCAAGCGAATCGGCCAGTTGAGCGAACTGCATGTGTTCAGAGATCCGGACGCACGCCCGGCTGCGTAG
- a CDS encoding vacuolar protein-sorting-associated protein 25, with product MQTLGTFKTPSGYTLPSIHSFSGLYTQQPNPTTEASSFEVWSKLITSYGRFKNLFVLRAEDATIKDGSWAEIFINPRIKRGLTERHLELILSRLVSNKLAEFEPPNQTRSVIVYWRKPEEWAEALHDWANQTGQFNTILTLYEIQNPDIPSAFTDIPLPLLRRAINILTTTSRAQFIEGTSGGHTGTAVRFFAGHT from the exons ATGCAAACGTTGGGCACCTTCAAGACACCTTCAG GATATACCCTACCAAGTATCCACTCTTTTTCCGGGCTTTATAC TCAGCAGCCGAATCCAACTACCGAAGCTTCGTCATTCGAAGTGTGGTCAAAGCTTATAACATCATACGGGCGATTTAAGAACCTCTTCGTTCTTCGGGCTGAAGATGCAACCATTAAGGATGGATCATGGGCAGAGATATTCATCAACCCACGTATCAAAC GTGGTTTAACCGAGAGACATTTGGAATTGATACTCTCACGACTGGTTTCCAACAAATTGGCCGAATTTGAACCCCCAAATCAGACCAGGTCTGTGATAGTCTACTGGAGAAAGCCGGAAGAATGGGCGGAAGCATTGCACGATTGG GCGAATCAAACCGGCCAGTTCAACACAATTTTGACACTGTACGAGATTCAGAACCCCGACATCCCCTCAGCCTTTACGGACATTCCTCTCCCGCTCCTCCGCCGTGCGATCAACATTCTAACCACTACTTCTCGGGCTCAGTTTATAGAGGGTACTTCAGGTGGTCATACGGGTACTGCGGTTCGATTCTTTGCAGGGCACACATGA